In a single window of the Mucilaginibacter defluvii genome:
- a CDS encoding VCBS repeat-containing protein, with the protein MAGWRSFALCVTAAFAVPFNVFAQQPLFRQLDAKQTGITFSNAINETESLNVLSYEYFYNGGGVAAGDINNDGLTDLMFTANMQPNKLYLNLGGLKFKDITKDACKELAGRSGSWKTGVTMADVNGDGLLDIYVCYSGKVENNQRRNQLFINQGNNKFKEEAAAYGLDDPGYSTQAAFFDYDNDGDLDMFLLNHNIKKIDNMELARYKNETDMLAGNKLFENNNNKFTDVSTKAGIIQNPLTFGLGIAIADINMDGWQDVYVTNDYNEPDYIYINNHNKTFTDASKKMLRHMSHFSMGVDIADYNNDGLPDILTLDMLPEDNHRQKSLQLEENYESFELMLKQDLYKQYMRNMLQLNNGDGTFSEIANMAGVAATDWSWCPLIADFDNDGYKDIFISNGYLRDYTNKDFLRYWGDYKIKKAMNKEPFLLMELIKAMPSTKLPNYIFSNNHNLTFSNKQTEWGLTETSISSGAIYADLDNDGDLDLIINNINQPASIYENTRNAANNNYLAIKLNGKKPNPNAVGAKVYLYGTTGAQYQEVNPNRGYLSSTSTILNFGLGDTKKVDSIKIIWPDQMVQVIGNPAVNQRLQVEQNSTASFKEALTSTKTIFTKQKPLVDFNQQALVINDFKRQLLMMFMYSKTSPVMVTADINGDGLQDIYISSADNTTVGKVYLQQQGGTFKETDLKRGNDQNIGTVAAAAFFDANGDKFPDLYLAKGGYATYEANTGNLEDELYINDGKGSLTWAPTALPSQTGANSKSCVRPYDFDNDGDLDLFVGGRVVPGKYPTAPDSFWLLNDGKGKFTVASSAKPGMVTDAQWIDLNNDKRADLVVCGEFMPIMVYLNTTGGFVDKTADYFATPKKGVWMSLTIADANSDGKPDIIAGNMGINSPLNASDKQPSELYYADFDGNGSIDPFLNFYVQGKSYPFVSRDELNEQIYPMRRRFASYSAYSDATMKEIFTPEELSKASMLSINTTETTCFVNNGGKFEAVALPVQAQFTVTTQILTGDFDNDKNTDLLLLGNHSNNRLKFGSIDAGYGTLLKGDGKGKFSYVPQPLSGLSVTGDVKSAIQIKAGKDKYLVVGAAEGPLQFYKY; encoded by the coding sequence ATGGCCGGGTGGAGATCGTTCGCTTTGTGTGTTACGGCGGCATTTGCTGTACCTTTTAATGTGTTTGCGCAGCAGCCTTTATTCAGGCAGCTTGATGCAAAACAAACGGGCATTACTTTTTCAAATGCCATAAATGAAACAGAATCGCTTAACGTACTCTCGTACGAATACTTTTACAATGGCGGCGGCGTAGCCGCGGGGGACATCAACAACGATGGTTTAACTGACCTGATGTTTACCGCCAATATGCAACCTAATAAATTATACCTTAATTTAGGCGGACTGAAATTTAAGGACATCACCAAAGATGCCTGCAAGGAACTGGCCGGCCGGTCGGGCTCATGGAAAACAGGCGTTACCATGGCCGATGTTAACGGCGACGGACTATTAGATATTTACGTATGCTACTCAGGCAAGGTTGAAAATAACCAGCGCCGTAATCAACTCTTCATCAACCAGGGCAATAATAAGTTTAAGGAAGAAGCAGCCGCTTACGGCCTCGACGACCCGGGTTACAGTACGCAAGCCGCGTTTTTTGACTATGATAACGACGGTGACCTCGACATGTTTTTGCTGAACCATAATATCAAAAAAATTGATAACATGGAGCTGGCCCGTTATAAAAACGAAACGGATATGCTGGCGGGCAACAAACTGTTCGAGAACAATAACAATAAATTTACTGATGTATCTACGAAGGCGGGTATCATCCAAAATCCGCTGACGTTTGGTTTGGGCATTGCCATTGCCGATATTAATATGGACGGCTGGCAGGATGTTTATGTTACCAATGATTACAACGAGCCTGATTACATTTACATTAACAATCACAACAAAACATTTACCGATGCATCGAAGAAAATGCTGAGGCATATGTCGCATTTCTCGATGGGGGTTGATATTGCCGACTATAACAACGATGGTTTACCCGACATCCTGACCCTTGATATGTTGCCCGAGGATAACCACAGGCAAAAATCATTACAACTCGAAGAAAATTATGAGTCTTTTGAGCTAATGCTTAAGCAGGATCTCTACAAACAATATATGCGCAACATGCTGCAGCTCAATAATGGCGATGGCACGTTCAGTGAAATAGCTAACATGGCGGGAGTGGCCGCTACCGATTGGAGCTGGTGCCCGCTGATAGCTGATTTTGATAATGATGGTTATAAGGACATCTTCATCAGCAACGGTTACCTGCGCGATTACACCAACAAGGATTTTTTACGCTATTGGGGCGATTACAAGATCAAAAAAGCCATGAACAAAGAGCCGTTCCTGCTAATGGAGCTGATCAAGGCTATGCCTTCAACCAAATTGCCTAATTACATTTTCAGCAATAACCACAACCTCACTTTCAGCAATAAGCAAACGGAATGGGGCTTAACAGAGACGAGCATATCAAGCGGAGCTATTTATGCTGATTTGGATAATGATGGTGATCTGGATCTGATCATAAACAATATCAATCAGCCAGCATCAATTTACGAAAACACCCGTAACGCTGCGAATAACAATTACCTGGCCATTAAACTCAATGGCAAAAAGCCAAACCCAAATGCGGTAGGGGCAAAGGTTTATTTGTACGGTACAACAGGCGCCCAATACCAGGAAGTAAATCCTAACCGGGGCTATTTAAGCAGTACATCAACCATACTGAATTTTGGTTTGGGCGATACTAAAAAAGTGGATTCAATAAAAATTATCTGGCCCGATCAAATGGTGCAGGTTATTGGTAACCCGGCCGTTAATCAACGTTTGCAGGTTGAGCAGAATTCAACTGCGTCATTTAAAGAAGCATTAACCAGTACCAAAACAATATTCACCAAGCAAAAACCACTGGTCGATTTTAATCAGCAGGCATTGGTTATTAATGATTTTAAACGCCAGTTGCTGATGATGTTCATGTACTCGAAAACATCGCCGGTTATGGTTACTGCCGATATTAATGGCGATGGCTTACAGGATATTTACATCAGCAGTGCCGATAATACAACAGTAGGCAAAGTATACCTGCAACAGCAGGGCGGTACGTTTAAGGAAACTGATTTAAAACGTGGTAACGATCAAAATATAGGTACAGTAGCCGCTGCTGCTTTTTTTGATGCCAATGGTGATAAATTCCCTGACCTATACCTGGCCAAGGGCGGTTACGCTACTTATGAGGCAAACACAGGTAACCTGGAGGATGAACTTTATATTAACGATGGTAAAGGCAGCCTCACATGGGCGCCAACCGCATTGCCATCGCAAACCGGGGCAAACAGCAAATCGTGCGTTCGTCCGTATGATTTTGATAACGATGGCGACCTTGACCTGTTTGTAGGCGGCAGGGTAGTACCCGGTAAATATCCAACCGCGCCGGATAGTTTTTGGCTATTAAATGATGGCAAAGGTAAATTTACCGTAGCATCATCAGCAAAGCCGGGCATGGTAACAGATGCGCAATGGATCGACCTTAACAATGATAAACGTGCCGACCTGGTTGTTTGCGGTGAGTTTATGCCGATAATGGTGTACCTGAATACCACAGGTGGTTTTGTTGATAAAACAGCTGATTACTTCGCTACCCCGAAAAAAGGTGTGTGGATGTCGTTAACCATTGCCGATGCAAATAGTGATGGCAAGCCTGATATCATAGCAGGTAATATGGGAATTAATTCGCCGCTAAACGCGTCGGACAAGCAACCATCTGAATTATACTATGCTGACTTTGATGGCAACGGTTCCATTGATCCTTTCCTGAATTTCTACGTGCAGGGTAAAAGCTATCCGTTTGTGAGCCGTGATGAGCTTAACGAGCAGATCTACCCTATGCGCCGCAGGTTTGCATCCTATAGCGCCTACTCCGATGCTACAATGAAGGAGATATTCACGCCTGAGGAACTATCAAAGGCGAGTATGCTCAGCATCAACACAACCGAAACCACTTGTTTCGTAAACAACGGCGGCAAGTTTGAGGCTGTTGCTTTACCTGTGCAGGCGCAATTTACGGTAACAACGCAAATTTTAACCGGCGATTTCGATAACGATAAAAATACCGACCTGTTACTGCTTGGTAATCACTCAAACAACCGCCTGAAATTTGGAAGTATTGATGCCGGGTATGGTACCTTGTTGAAAGGCGACGGCAAGGGTAAATTTAGCTATGTACCACAACCGCTGTCGGGCTTATCAGTAACCGGCGATGTTAAATCGGCTATTCAAATAAAGGCAGGCAAGGATAAATATTTAGTGGTGGGTGCGGCTGAAGGGCCATTGCAATTTTATAAATACTGA
- a CDS encoding SusD/RagB family nutrient-binding outer membrane lipoprotein, whose translation MKKRYIIGFLLAGASLVTSCTKNFEEVNTQPDKLTDELINPNYLMSQAQITFSQTGYDQLLFQSMWMQSLASTFSYYSNGDKYVYGGGGTGYFNRTWNRSYQALSLVYEMKNLIKDKPEYANLEACATILQAMFIQRVTDLHGDAPYSQASQAKNGIFEPVFDKQEDIYRAILSQLEQATAALDASKATPTADLFYGGNIAQWKRLGYSLMLKAAMRLTKVDAATAKTYAEKAYAGGTMSSIADNAKVMTDANGNTSSNSDALLVTDDFREVRWGKTLIDFMKSSNDPRVSAIAEITDGNGKAANEDRTKPGITTYSLQMGMPNGYVTTGGSRDISNAPGYPGATPAASATDAPAPLGKYSRPRLQVYAERTSANFIYTYGESELLLAEAATRGWSTGSAATHYANALTADMASLAQYNTSGAAAVNSAAIATYVAAHPLVSATALEQINMEYYVVTSTTFNFNETFANWRRSGFPVLTPITYAGQFITGQVPRRMPYPTTLLQTNGANYQAAVQRQGPDNFATRVWWDKQ comes from the coding sequence ATGAAAAAACGATATATTATTGGGTTTTTGTTAGCGGGAGCTTCTCTCGTAACAAGTTGTACCAAAAATTTTGAAGAGGTAAATACGCAGCCAGACAAACTTACGGATGAGTTGATCAACCCCAATTACCTGATGTCGCAGGCCCAGATTACGTTTTCACAAACCGGATATGATCAGTTGCTGTTTCAAAGCATGTGGATGCAGTCATTAGCGTCAACATTCAGCTACTACAGCAATGGCGATAAATATGTATACGGTGGTGGTGGTACCGGTTATTTTAACCGCACCTGGAACCGTAGCTATCAGGCATTGTCATTGGTATATGAGATGAAAAATCTGATAAAAGACAAACCTGAGTATGCTAACCTTGAGGCTTGTGCCACTATCTTACAGGCAATGTTTATACAACGTGTTACCGACTTACATGGTGACGCGCCATATTCACAGGCTTCACAAGCAAAAAATGGCATTTTTGAGCCTGTATTTGACAAGCAAGAAGATATCTACAGAGCTATCCTGTCGCAATTAGAGCAAGCTACTGCAGCACTCGACGCGTCAAAAGCAACACCTACAGCGGATCTTTTCTACGGCGGTAACATCGCGCAGTGGAAACGTTTGGGTTACTCGCTGATGTTGAAAGCTGCAATGCGTTTAACTAAGGTTGACGCTGCTACTGCTAAAACATATGCTGAAAAAGCCTATGCAGGCGGTACCATGAGCTCTATTGCTGATAACGCTAAGGTAATGACCGATGCCAATGGTAACACCAGCAGTAATTCTGACGCTTTATTGGTTACTGATGATTTCAGGGAAGTGCGCTGGGGTAAAACATTGATTGATTTTATGAAATCAAGCAATGACCCTCGTGTATCTGCTATTGCCGAAATTACTGATGGTAATGGTAAGGCAGCTAATGAGGACCGTACCAAACCGGGTATAACTACTTACAGCCTGCAAATGGGTATGCCTAATGGCTATGTAACTACCGGTGGTTCGAGAGACATTTCAAATGCTCCCGGTTATCCTGGTGCTACTCCGGCCGCTTCAGCTACTGATGCTCCTGCACCCCTAGGCAAATATTCTCGCCCGCGCTTACAGGTTTATGCTGAGAGAACCAGCGCTAACTTCATCTATACTTATGGCGAATCTGAGCTATTGTTAGCCGAGGCTGCCACAAGGGGTTGGAGTACAGGTTCTGCAGCTACACATTATGCTAACGCATTAACTGCGGACATGGCTTCACTTGCTCAATATAACACTTCAGGAGCTGCTGCTGTTAATAGTGCTGCTATCGCAACGTATGTTGCTGCGCACCCGTTAGTTTCGGCAACTGCTTTAGAGCAAATAAACATGGAATATTATGTAGTTACATCAACTACCTTCAACTTCAACGAAACATTTGCTAATTGGAGAAGATCAGGTTTCCCTGTATTAACGCCGATAACTTATGCAGGTCAGTTTATCACAGGTCAGGTTCCGCGCAGAATGCCTTACCCAACCACATTATTGCAAACTAATGGTGCTAATTACCAGGCAGCGGTTCAACGCCAGGGCCCTGATAATTTTGCTACCCGTGTTTGGTGGGATAAGCAATAA